From the genome of Deinococcus sp. JMULE3, one region includes:
- a CDS encoding tetratricopeptide repeat protein codes for MDWKVILSDLRGRVPPGGGGVVPGSLRWLEARMRERGANPSSVRNIVYRDVGTARDKAQLREVLAELARDLGVALPEAAAAVTPASDELELLGRSKKRAFRQFTAGVRSGRAPRLIVSGPPGAGKTVLLARVARALEAQGVAVRSLRLSGDDALPAPEGRVGSSFAAQAQAQLDAARRVLPTGGALLLRVSADLRPLGFAPRLPGGEGTDAATWATETLLRRAPAGVAVLLAVEGDAPDGSGVEVIELRPPTPTEARAYLMDRLGVTRAEADRLVRETGRHLDRLTLLANVAGEGGAAPAELLADPESRRLVTLTAALQAAHPTGRDRPERDWPEALLAALLGGSPLGVPPHARALLLGGVGGWRATPALERAWPVAPPGEVRAALRAVAGLDAGQGFGPYRLGALAALGDWAALAAQVAQRPDDARHLPALWPRVRSATGAARESLARAVVMHHAGRGEYNDPRARDALFTLLESGNDAVRGWARVKLAESSLEAGRMDAALAQLQHPDVTGMDSQDVGARDPWAAAAEVDALLVRAALARWQGDLGGATRAAQDPRLSRGGPRALLWRGLIAKDAGRWPEALEALRAVPAASPLLSARARYQEGDLLLRLGQPQEALGALLDAGARLSEAGGSPEERARVLARAGTALRRLGRPAEGLERLGEALALVPPDERRHVDGVPRARLLSEGVPLLLALGRVEDAQRQAALALSLLSRSEARPAEAGYRERRTRYRAALTYLTRGLGVPYLPPLGGAQVDSADLRQARRMLEALLEAPAARVDREVTLRFDMLLSLALATPDAALATALVQEALTLASHPYEEAQARAMLGDALLRAGQPEAALGSVNRAHALLRRPAPGGPPRDPGIDAQLLALETRAELLGGAASPTTRNTLGTPDILGTPGILVTLDALRSALESPDLRPFRAGVWREAGRALEQAGAEVGAILAAWGVPAALVDWGAPDALAAWAQVRDEAARGGYAVARE; via the coding sequence GTGGACTGGAAAGTGATTCTGTCGGACCTGCGGGGCCGCGTGCCCCCCGGCGGGGGGGGTGTCGTGCCCGGCAGTCTGCGCTGGCTGGAAGCGCGGATGCGGGAGCGGGGCGCGAACCCCAGCAGCGTGCGCAACATCGTGTACCGCGACGTGGGCACCGCGCGGGACAAGGCGCAGCTGCGCGAGGTGCTTGCTGAACTGGCCCGCGACCTGGGTGTGGCGCTGCCCGAGGCGGCGGCGGCCGTCACCCCGGCCAGCGACGAGCTGGAGTTGCTGGGCCGCAGCAAGAAACGGGCGTTCCGGCAGTTCACGGCGGGTGTCCGGTCGGGCCGCGCGCCGCGCCTGATCGTGAGTGGCCCGCCGGGCGCCGGGAAGACCGTGCTGCTGGCGCGGGTGGCGCGGGCGCTGGAAGCCCAGGGCGTCGCGGTGAGGTCTCTGCGCCTGAGCGGGGACGACGCGCTGCCCGCACCGGAGGGCCGGGTGGGGTCGTCGTTCGCGGCGCAGGCGCAGGCGCAGTTGGACGCCGCGCGGCGCGTCCTGCCGACGGGCGGGGCGCTGCTGCTGCGCGTGTCGGCCGATCTGCGCCCGCTGGGTTTCGCGCCGCGCCTGCCGGGCGGTGAGGGCACGGACGCGGCCACCTGGGCGACCGAGACGCTGCTGCGGCGCGCCCCGGCGGGCGTGGCGGTCCTGCTGGCCGTCGAGGGCGACGCGCCGGACGGCAGCGGCGTGGAGGTCATCGAGTTGCGCCCGCCGACGCCGACCGAGGCGCGGGCGTACCTGATGGACCGCCTGGGGGTCACGCGGGCCGAGGCGGACCGGCTGGTGCGCGAGACGGGCCGTCACCTGGACCGCCTGACGCTGCTGGCGAACGTGGCGGGCGAGGGCGGCGCGGCGCCCGCCGAGCTGCTGGCCGATCCGGAGTCACGGCGGCTGGTGACGCTGACCGCCGCGCTGCAAGCCGCGCACCCGACCGGGCGGGACCGGCCAGAACGGGATTGGCCGGAGGCGCTGCTGGCCGCGCTGCTGGGCGGCTCGCCGCTGGGCGTGCCGCCGCATGCGCGGGCGCTGCTGCTGGGCGGCGTGGGCGGCTGGCGGGCGACTCCGGCGCTGGAACGGGCGTGGCCGGTCGCGCCGCCGGGCGAGGTCCGCGCGGCGCTGCGGGCCGTGGCGGGCCTGGACGCCGGGCAGGGCTTCGGGCCGTACCGGCTGGGGGCGCTGGCGGCGCTGGGGGACTGGGCGGCGCTGGCGGCGCAGGTGGCGCAGCGTCCGGACGACGCGCGGCACCTCCCGGCGTTGTGGCCGCGCGTGCGATCGGCGACGGGCGCGGCGCGCGAGTCGCTGGCGCGGGCGGTGGTCATGCATCACGCGGGGCGCGGGGAGTACAACGATCCGCGCGCGCGCGACGCGCTGTTCACGCTGCTGGAGTCCGGCAATGACGCGGTGCGCGGCTGGGCGCGGGTAAAACTCGCCGAGAGCAGTCTGGAGGCCGGGCGGATGGACGCCGCGCTGGCGCAGTTGCAGCACCCGGACGTGACCGGCATGGACAGCCAGGACGTGGGCGCCCGTGATCCGTGGGCGGCGGCAGCCGAGGTGGACGCGCTGCTCGTGCGGGCGGCGCTGGCCCGCTGGCAGGGGGACCTGGGGGGCGCGACGCGGGCGGCGCAGGACCCGCGCCTGTCGCGGGGCGGGCCGCGCGCGCTGCTGTGGCGCGGCCTGATCGCCAAGGACGCCGGGCGCTGGCCCGAGGCGCTGGAGGCCCTGCGGGCGGTTCCGGCGGCCAGTCCGCTGCTGTCGGCGCGGGCGCGCTACCAGGAGGGGGATCTGCTGTTGCGGCTGGGTCAGCCGCAGGAGGCGCTGGGGGCGCTGCTGGACGCCGGGGCGCGCCTGTCGGAGGCGGGGGGTTCGCCGGAGGAGCGGGCGCGGGTGCTGGCCCGCGCGGGCACGGCGCTGCGCCGCCTGGGTCGCCCGGCGGAGGGACTGGAGCGGCTGGGCGAGGCGCTGGCGCTGGTCCCGCCGGACGAGCGGCGGCATGTGGACGGCGTGCCGCGCGCGCGCCTGCTCTCGGAGGGGGTGCCGCTGCTGCTGGCGCTGGGGCGCGTGGAGGACGCGCAGCGGCAGGCGGCGCTGGCCCTGTCGCTGCTGTCGCGCAGCGAGGCCCGCCCGGCCGAGGCGGGGTACCGCGAGCGGCGTACCCGCTACCGGGCGGCGCTGACGTACCTGACGCGGGGGCTGGGCGTGCCGTACCTGCCGCCGCTGGGGGGCGCGCAGGTGGACAGCGCGGACCTGCGTCAGGCGCGGCGGATGCTGGAGGCGCTGCTGGAGGCACCGGCGGCGCGGGTGGACCGCGAGGTGACGTTGCGCTTCGACATGCTCCTGAGCCTCGCGCTGGCGACGCCGGACGCCGCGCTGGCGACGGCGCTGGTGCAGGAGGCGCTGACGCTGGCGTCCCACCCCTACGAGGAAGCTCAGGCGCGGGCGATGCTGGGGGACGCGCTGCTGCGTGCCGGGCAGCCCGAGGCGGCGCTGGGCAGCGTGAACCGCGCGCACGCGCTGCTGCGCCGCCCCGCGCCCGGCGGACCGCCGCGTGATCCGGGCATCGACGCGCAGCTGCTGGCCCTGGAGACCCGCGCGGAGCTGCTGGGGGGCGCGGCGTCACCGACCACGCGGAACACGCTGGGGACGCCGGATATTCTGGGCACGCCGGGCATTCTGGTTACGCTGGACGCGCTGCGCTCGGCGCTGGAATCGCCGGACCTGCGGCCGTTCCGGGCCGGGGTGTGGCGCGAGGCGGGCCGCGCACTGGAGCAGGCGGGCGCGGAGGTCGGGGCGATCCTCGCGGCGTGGGGGGTCCCGGCGGCCCTGGTGGACTGGGGGGCGCCGGACGCGCTGGCGGCGTGGGCGCAGGTGCGGGACGAGGCGGCGCGGGGCGGGTATGCTGTGGCGCGTGAGTAA
- a CDS encoding DUF3208 domain-containing protein: MLWRVSNSESAPGGRAAVRLLQGYVWHPQDAEIDLESYLPHELDLPAPGETADQSGAEQEGAHVLWDSVQPPFAFFENGEPTASQAFYQFTVLRVYEPRPDNDALHADAQAASGMLGPLLEVTPDGVGWQLWEDLRDL, from the coding sequence ATGCTGTGGCGCGTGAGTAACAGTGAATCCGCCCCCGGTGGCCGCGCGGCCGTGCGGCTCCTCCAGGGGTACGTGTGGCATCCGCAGGACGCCGAGATCGACCTGGAGTCGTACCTGCCGCATGAACTGGACCTGCCCGCTCCCGGTGAGACCGCAGACCAGTCCGGCGCGGAGCAGGAGGGCGCGCACGTCCTGTGGGACAGCGTCCAGCCTCCCTTCGCCTTCTTCGAGAACGGGGAGCCGACGGCGTCGCAGGCGTTCTATCAGTTCACGGTGCTGCGGGTGTACGAGCCGCGCCCGGACAACGACGCGCTGCATGCCGACGCGCAGGCGGCCAGCGGCATGCTGGGGCCGCTGCTGGAAGTGACGCCGGACGGGGTGGGCTGGCAGCTGTGGGAGGACCTGCGTGACCTCTGA
- a CDS encoding transcriptional regulator, translating to MTGEAQSEGTPESSGPVVAIPVYAGVSELELGVMVSLLRLCGGEGCVRTVNRSRASIVTAGGLVSTPHVLFAALPEPAALLIPGGPGAAKAARDPLLHGFLRAHAALPTGASGSGLLLPGEAGSLDGRVVGGPADLADTLWGFTPADVRPGEVVTDGLLCSAPAGFASLHAALHVASALWGEDAARDAARRLGGSPLLH from the coding sequence ATGACCGGCGAAGCTCAGTCGGAGGGCACCCCGGAGTCCAGCGGGCCGGTCGTGGCGATTCCGGTGTACGCGGGCGTCAGTGAACTGGAACTGGGCGTGATGGTGTCGCTGCTGCGCCTGTGCGGCGGCGAGGGCTGCGTGCGGACCGTGAACCGCTCGCGGGCCAGTATCGTCACGGCGGGCGGACTGGTCAGTACGCCGCACGTGCTGTTCGCGGCGCTGCCGGAACCGGCGGCCCTGCTGATCCCCGGCGGTCCGGGCGCGGCGAAGGCGGCGCGTGATCCCCTGCTGCACGGGTTCCTGCGGGCGCACGCGGCGCTGCCGACCGGCGCGAGCGGCAGCGGCCTGCTCCTGCCGGGCGAGGCGGGCAGTCTGGACGGGCGGGTGGTGGGCGGCCCGGCGGATCTCGCCGACACGCTGTGGGGCTTCACCCCGGCGGACGTCCGCCCCGGCGAGGTCGTGACAGACGGACTGCTGTGCTCGGCACCGGCGGGTTTCGCATCGCTTCACGCGGCGCTGCACGTCGCCTCGGCCCTGTGGGGCGAGGACGCGGCCAGGGACGCGGCGCGGCGTCTGGGCGGCTCTCCCCTGCTGCACTGA
- a CDS encoding phospholipase D-like domain-containing protein, producing the protein MRAALLILALLLPAGAHAARLPLFLGPAARPTTPAPQVCAAPVAPLERVLWDLDRARGGPDLSCGNEVLGYVRTPRDLDAPQDAYQTLAQEMQAARAEVLLTTMEWESDPARPGGTFVQAARDLYRRVQADPAAYPQGMTVRVLLGNYPQLSDPAGSAQVLGLARALREADVPLHDPRVGWTLTLLNYAYLPHSHVKLHVIDGQDLTVSGYNFTGWHLPLGDAGGLALHDTGLRVRGPAAQAGVAAFDDLWRHSDELRCPEALLPAEVASRCALEPAQAPSHPALAARAVGTGPDRAFMLYRRTAGEDHADRAHLALIGAARRSIDLMQSDFSPGLDCWFGYLNPDPCTVDRMPVYFPALLAAMQRGVHVRLLVVEYGFGKPANRTGVALMRRELRRLGLEDRFEARYTTFRMHSKIMTVDHALVVVGSMNFHFSAWGSAGLAESALATGNAAAIREQDRTFEQAWTTSSVPVPAEPWLSRITPGQP; encoded by the coding sequence ATGCGCGCCGCCCTCCTGATTCTCGCCCTGCTGCTGCCCGCCGGGGCGCACGCCGCGCGACTCCCGCTGTTCCTGGGACCCGCCGCGCGGCCGACCACGCCCGCGCCGCAGGTGTGCGCCGCGCCCGTCGCGCCGCTGGAACGGGTCCTGTGGGACCTCGACCGGGCGCGGGGCGGTCCGGACCTCAGCTGCGGGAACGAGGTGCTGGGCTACGTCCGCACGCCCCGTGATCTGGACGCCCCGCAGGACGCCTACCAGACGCTCGCGCAGGAGATGCAGGCGGCGCGGGCCGAGGTGCTGCTGACGACCATGGAATGGGAGAGCGACCCCGCACGGCCCGGCGGGACCTTCGTGCAGGCGGCCCGCGACCTGTACCGGCGCGTGCAGGCCGACCCCGCCGCGTACCCGCAGGGCATGACCGTCCGCGTGCTGCTGGGCAACTACCCGCAACTGAGCGACCCGGCGGGCAGCGCGCAGGTGCTGGGGCTGGCCCGCGCGCTGCGTGAGGCCGACGTTCCACTGCATGACCCGCGCGTCGGCTGGACGCTGACGCTGCTGAACTACGCGTACCTGCCGCACAGTCACGTGAAACTGCACGTCATCGACGGGCAGGACCTGACCGTCAGCGGGTACAACTTCACCGGCTGGCACCTGCCGCTGGGGGATGCCGGGGGGCTGGCCCTGCACGACACCGGACTGCGCGTGCGTGGACCCGCCGCGCAGGCGGGCGTCGCCGCCTTCGACGACCTGTGGCGGCACAGCGACGAACTCCGCTGCCCGGAGGCCCTGCTGCCCGCCGAGGTGGCGTCTCGCTGCGCGCTGGAACCGGCGCAGGCGCCCTCGCACCCGGCGCTCGCGGCCCGCGCGGTCGGCACCGGACCCGACCGCGCCTTCATGCTGTACCGCCGCACCGCCGGGGAGGACCACGCGGACCGGGCGCACCTCGCGCTGATCGGCGCGGCGCGCCGCAGCATCGACCTGATGCAGTCCGACTTCAGCCCCGGCCTGGACTGCTGGTTCGGGTACCTGAACCCCGACCCCTGCACCGTGGACCGGATGCCCGTGTACTTCCCGGCACTGCTGGCCGCCATGCAGCGCGGCGTGCACGTCCGCCTGCTCGTCGTGGAATACGGGTTCGGGAAACCCGCCAACCGCACCGGGGTCGCCCTGATGCGCCGCGAACTGCGCCGCCTGGGCCTGGAGGACCGCTTCGAGGCGCGCTACACCACCTTCAGGATGCACAGCAAGATCATGACCGTGGATCACGCGCTGGTCGTGGTGGGCAGCATGAACTTCCACTTCAGCGCGTGGGGCAGCGCCGGACTGGCCGAATCGGCCCTGGCGACCGGGAACGCGGCCGCCATTCGCGAACAGGACCGCACCTTCGAGCAGGCCTGGACGACCAGCAGCGTGCCCGTCCCGGCCGAACCCTGGCTGTCCCGCATCACGCCCGGCCAGCCGTAG